Proteins co-encoded in one Erinaceus europaeus chromosome 2, mEriEur2.1, whole genome shotgun sequence genomic window:
- the LOC132537035 gene encoding parafibromin-like, with the protein MADVLGILRQFYMEQKEIVVRGDYVTFGEFSWPKSVQTNYVACGSGKDGEAREYYTLECLLFFLMHAQLPHVVYVRKAASEHIPVVRRPDRKDLLSYLNGEVSTCMGLERTGPVQMRLGQVAPVKRAAEAVLPEAKKARMEDEEAVRQDQERLAALLQAPKEASVCTERLKPLSEAMSVDKIAEIKAKRMAKKKTTIKVDIEGPGAAPTARRFVDADVEATREIVSRERLGRTRTTILQSTGKTFRDSIFAILDSVKAREAGQAPEQPAAPKAAAAGPPTGCTQPQPPAAYDRYDQERFRRKKDTGDFHIDTKGTYRGLSLPSITASVFLPQPQAQPPSQTPGDQAVPRPLVQARPPPQQSNRGSGTPIILIPAAPTSLITMLNATDLLQDLSFVSSEAKKRQGCRSAKETLIQRSKSPRPAWDSASTIRVHYRVVDQPLRLSPGDWDRVVAVFVQGPTWQFKGWPWRLHDGSPDHIFAHMKAFHLKYDHLPLEPNVHKWDVTVLEVSTHQRHSDRPVFLRFWETLDSYMLKHKAHLRF; encoded by the coding sequence ATGGCAGACGTGCTGGGCATCCTGCGGCAATTCTACATGGAGCAGAAGGAGATTGTGGTAAGAGGAGATTATGTGACTTTTGGAGAATTCTCATGGCCCAAGAGCGTGCAGACCAACTATGTGGCCTGCGGAAGTGGCAAGGATGGAGAAGCCAGAGAGTACTACACGCTGGAGTGCCTGCTATTCTTTCTGATGCATGCCCAACTGCCTCACGTTGTATATGTGAGAAAGGCAGCCAGTGAACACATTCCTGTGGTGAGAAGACCTGACAGAAAGGATCTGCTGAGCTACCTGAATGGGGAAGTATCCACATGCATGGGCCTAGAGCGCACTGGCCCTGTGCAAATGCGTCTTGGGCAGGTGGCTCCAGTCAAGCGAGCTGCAGAGGCAGTCCTCCCAGAAGCCAAGAAGGCACGAATGGAGGATGAAGAGGCTGTGAGGCAGGACCAGGAGAGACTGGCTGCTCTTCTGCAGGCTCCTAAGGAAGCCAGTGTCTGCACTGAACGCCTCAAGCCACTATCTGAAGCCATGTCCGTGGACAAGATTGCTGAGATCAAGGCCAAGAGGATGGCTAAGAAGAAGACTACCATCAAGGTGGATATTGAGGGGCCTGGAGCTGCCCCGACAGCCAGGAGATTCGTGGATGCTGACGTGGAAGCCACCCGAGAGATTGTCagcagagagaggctgggaaggaCACGCACCACCATTCTACAGAGCACAGGCAAGACTTTCAGAGACAGCATCTTTGCCATCCTGGACTCTGTCAAAGCCAGAGAAGCAGGCCAGGCCCCTGAACAGCCAGCAGCTCCAAAGGCAGCAGCAGCCGGGCCTCCCACAGGGTGCACCCAGCCGCAGCCTCCAGCTGCCTATGACAGATACGACCAGGAAAGATTCAGACGCAAAAAGGACACCGGAGACTTCCACATAGACACCAAAGGTACCTACCGTGGCCTGAGCCTCCCTTCCATAAcagcctctgtcttccttcctcagcCTCAGGCTCAGCCTCCGTCTCAGACTCCAGGAGACCAGGCTGTGCCAAGACCCCTTGTCCAAGCCAGGCCTCCCCCGCAGCAGAGCAACAGAGGCTCTGGCACACCCATCATCCTTATTCCGGCGGCACCCACCTCTTTAATCACCATGCTGAATGCCACAGACCTTCTCCAGGACCTGAGCTTCGTGTCTTCCGAGGCCAAGAAGAGACAAGGCTGCCGGTCCGCCAAGGAAACTCTCATCCAGAGaagcaagagcccgaggccagcgtGGGACTCTGCCAGCACTATCAGGGTTCACTACCGAGTCGTGGACCAGCCCCTGAGACTCAGCCCTGGAGACTGGGATCGAGTTGTAGCTGTGTTTGTGCAAGGCCCCACCTGGCAGTTCAAGGGCTGGCCCTGGCGCCTGCATGATGGCTCTCCAGACCACATCTTTGCTCACATGAAGGCCTTCCACCTCAAGTATGACCATCTTCCTCTCGAGCCCAATGTGCACAAGTGGGACGTCACAGTCTTGGAGGTCAGCACTCACCAGCGCCATTCCGACAGACCCGTTTTCCTGCGCTTCTGGGAAACACTGGACAGCTACATGCTGAAGCACAAAGCTCACCTGCGATTCTGA